The Scyliorhinus torazame isolate Kashiwa2021f chromosome 17, sScyTor2.1, whole genome shotgun sequence genome includes a window with the following:
- the elk4 gene encoding ETS domain-containing protein Elk-4, with the protein MDSTITLWQFLLQLLLEPKNDHLICWTSNDGEFKLLKAEDVAKLWGFRKNKPNMNYDKLSRALRYYYDKNIIKKVNGQKFVYKFVCYPEILNVDLNMVATAENGVETSSPEMNRPQKDKENHSQEKAASSSKISSRNDYIHSGLYSSFTLNSLQTNPNIFKSIKIENPAEKLPEEKKKPPYQEPVTVIKFVTNPPKRLSPVSVIEPAMVPSVSVTSPNPELMEESLSVPSIVASFTATPPLSSVSPSTALPLSPGSPILASSLDPPATLIVETELAASPSDDLTRPPELSSDGEDLSLDNPEARHQKGRSKKPKGLELTPALVITNSDPSPLALPSPSLPTTSLTPAYLTQTPFLLTPSPLLSSIHFWSTLSPVASLSPARIPGTSTLFQFPNIANSHMQIPLSSVDGSSTPTSLSPDLQKA; encoded by the exons ATGGACAGCACCATCACGCTGTGGCAGTTCCTGCTGCAACTTCTTCTTGAGCCCAAGAACGACCACCTGATCTGTTGGACATCGAATGACGGCGAGTTCAAGCTGCTCAAGGCTGAGGATGTGGCCAAACTGTGGGGATTTCGCAAAAATAAACCCAACATGAATTATGATAAGCTGAGTAGAGCGCTCCGATACTATTACGACAAG AACATTATCAAAAAGGTGAATGGCCAGAAATTTGTGTATAAGTTTGTGTGCTACCCGGAGATATTAAACGTGGACCTCAACATGGTGGCCACGGCTGAGAATGGGGTGGAAACCAGCTCCCCTGAAATGAATAGGCCACAGAAGGATAAGGAGAACCACAGCCAGGAGAAAGCAGCATCATCCTCCAAGATCTCCAGCCGCAACGATTACATCCACTCAGGGCTCTACTCATCCTTCACCTTGAACTCATTGCAAACCAACCCGAAcatctttaagtccattaaaatcgAGAACCCTGCCGAGAAGTTGCCAGAGGAGAAGAAGAAGCCACCTTATCAGGAACCAGTGACCGTCATTAAATTCGTAACCAACCCACCTAAAAGGCTCTCGCCAGTCTCTGTGATAGAACCTGCAATGGTGCCCTCAGTCTCAGTGACCTCGCCCAACCCGGAGTTAATGGAAGAGTCCCTGTCTGTGCCAAGCATCGTAGCATCTTTTACCGCCACTCCGCCCCTCTCCTCTGTCTCACCCTCCACAGCTCTACCCTTGAGCCCTGGCTCGCCCATTTTAGCCTCCTCCTTGGATCCACCCGCTACCTTAATCGTCGAGACTGAGCTGGCCGCCAGCCCATCGGACGACCTGACGCGGCCCCCGGAACTGTCCTCGGATGGAGAAGATCTGTCGTTGGATAATCCAGAAGCCAGGCATCAAAAGGGTCGGTCAAAGAAGCCGAAGGGGCTGGAACTGACTCCGGCATTGGTCATTACCAACAGCGATCCAAGCCCTCTGGCTTTACCAAGTCCCTCCCTCCCAACCACATCACTAACACCAGCCTACTTAACCCAG ACTCCATTCTTACTGACTCCTAGTCCATTACTATCCAGCATCCATTTTTGGAGCACCCTTAGTCCTGTGGCTTCGCTCAGTCCTGCCCGAATTCCTGGAACCAGCACTTTATTTCAA TTCCCTAATATCGCCAACAGTCACATGCAGATCCCATTGTCAAGTGTGGATGGCTCATCGACTCCAACCTCCTTGTCACCAGACCTTCAGAAGGCCTAA